A single Montipora foliosa isolate CH-2021 chromosome 7, ASM3666993v2, whole genome shotgun sequence DNA region contains:
- the LOC138010693 gene encoding neuropeptide FF receptor 2-like codes for MNVTSNATEYLMPPSWATTLFVSGTFLAVICPITVLSNALLLIAIYKDPFKTFRTPSAYFVVGLAFVDLITGLIPEPMTITCYYRFYNNHPDASHFLKILEVAGTIAAITMNTSFFIVLAFTFAQYAEVVFPFKFKRLITVRNTVACVVGLFLYAILFESLQLVGVSREVIAKIDLHLHSTFSLFLTVIIYLLLQRAVVKEMIMTRRLTPTTRNTATSEGCADTRDSCTPSERPTQQKLIEKNLVRLNLVMIFILLICSQPSAIVWYFYLYSREKTKVSLSLRIAGVVTNNTLFLKSFLDPFVFAWRLPKYRKALKKVFSREE; via the coding sequence ATGAACGTTACATCGAATGCAACGGAATATCTGATGCCGCCAAGTTGGGCAACAACACTCTTCGTGTCTGGAACGTTCCTCGCCGTTATTTGCCCAATAACGGTGCTTTCCAACGCTCTGCTTCTCATAGCGATTTACAAAGATCCGTTTAAAACGTTTCGCACGCCATCGGCGTATTTTGTGGTGGGTTTAGCGTTTGTTGATCTCATCACTGGTCTTATTCCTGAGCCTATGACGATAACATGCTACTACAGGTTCTACAATAACCACCCAGACGCAAGTCACTTCTTGAAAATACTTGAAGTAGCGGGTACTATAGCCGCCATAACAATGAATACGTCTTTCTTCATTGTCTTGGCGTTCACCTTTGCACAATACGCCGAGGTAGTCTTCCCGTTCAAATTCAAGCGTTTGATCACCGTTCGTAACACCGTAGCGTGTGTGGTTGGGCTTTTCTTATACGCTATTCTGTTTGAAAGCTTACAACTGGTTGGAGTGTCAAGAGAGGTCATCGCGAAGATTGACTTGCACCTTCATTCCACCTTTTCGCTGTTTTTGACTGTCATTATCTACTTGCTGCTGCAGAGAGCTGTTGTGAAAGAAATGATCATGACGCGACGCTTAACGCCAACAACAAGAAACACCGCAACAAGCGAGGGATGTGCAGATACGCGGGATTCCTGTACACCGAGTGAACGACCAACACAGCAGAAACTCATAGAGAAGAACTTGGTTAGATTAAATCTAGTTATGATCTTTATCCTATTGATTTGTTCTCAACCAAgcgctattgtttggtatttttACCTTTACtcaagagaaaagacaaaagtaAGTCTCTCACTACGAATTGCTGGAGTCGTGACGAATAACACACTCTTTCTGAAGTCTTTTCTTGATCCATTTGTCTTTGCCTGGCGTTTACCTAAGTACCgaaaagctttgaaaaaagTCTTCAGTCGAGAAGAGTAA